TTGTTTTGACCATGTACTTTCTTTATAATTGATTGAATTTTTTCTGAATCAGCTTGCGTTAAAACTCCTTTTCCATTCCACGGGGTGATTTCTTTTAAATCTTCGCTAATCATTTCAACACGTGCTAATTGATCTGGTGAATATTCTTCATTTAGCCTTCCGTCAAAGTATATAAAATCAGGGTAAGCTGTCCAAAGCACGGGTAAAGGTCTGTTTCCTGAAATGACAATTTTTATATTTTTGTTAGAAGTGATATCAGGAAAGGTCTTTAACTGCTGTGTAATTGTTTTTAAAGTAGAGTCGGCATCAGACTTAATATCAATCATTAAAATCAAAGGTTTATTGCTTGGATAGGCTTTCCCTTCTAATGTTTTTAATTTAGATGAAAGTGGCTCCAGATATTGACTTTTAAGTGTGTTGTAAGTTTTTATTTCTTTTGAAGTATGAGCCACATACAATTCATTATTGACTAAAAAAACATCGGTTTCTATAACACCGGTTTCATTAGAATAGGCTTCGTAAAATGGTAATTTACTTTCATAATCGTTATGAGAATGAATATTAGATGAACTGTACTCCTGTGATTGGGCAAAAAAGAAAAAGTGGAGGCAAAAAAGGGTGATTATTTTTTTCATTGAAAATGGAGTTGATTTCATAAAAGCCGTAGGTAACTTTATGAAAAATTAGATTAGAATATGAATAAGCTTATATATGTAAGCCAGTCCTGTATAAAGGGCTGGCTTAAGGATTATTGTTTAAATATGTTTTATTTTTTACCACAACAGGCTTTATGCAAACCTGTGCAGTAAAAAAATAAACAACAACATGAAACTACTTTATTACCAACCCTGGTTTTGAGTTAATGATCCTTTGCTTACCGCAATTTCATCAGGTGGTATTGGCCAAACGTGGTGAATTGCCGGATTAAAATTACGAGCTGGATAAATTACAGTTCCGTTATAGTGATGTAATGGTTTGGCATACGTTTCCTTTGCGTCTCCCCAGCGTACTAAATCAAAATGACGATCTGTCCATTCGCCCGCTAATTCGCATCTTCTTTCTCTTTTCAAATCAGTTATTGTGGCTCCGGAAATGTTTGCAAGTCCCGCACGGTGACGAATCATATTAATTTCGTTATCTGCATTTTGACCTTTCATTAATTTAGCTTCTGCCAGCATCAAAATCACATCTGCATATCGTAAAAGCGGTACATTTAAAGTTGTTGAAGGTTTATCTCCGTTTGCATTGACGTAACGAATATCGACAGCTCCTGAACCAGTTTTGGGATAACTGAAAGGCTCCATATATTTTTTGAACTGATAACCCGTTCTATTGCTTGAACCTACAGTATATTTTCCTTCATTAAAAGTTACTTCTTCTCCAAAATATACAAATTTGTCTCCTTTTTGCAGAATAGTAGCACTACGACGTTTGTCTGTGGCATCGTAGGTATCAAACAATTCTTTTGTTGGGTAGAAGTTTCCCCATCCATTATAAGCTCCCCATCCTTTATCTTCCAGACATACTCCCGGGAAAATAGATCCTAAAGAAGTATTGTCTGCACTTGAGGTCACTGACCAAATATACTCTGTCGACCAGTTGTTTTTAATTTTAAAAACATCTTCAAAGTTATCTAATAACTTATGTTTTCCGCTGTTTACAATCAAATTGGCATATTTAATCACATTATCCCAATCTTTAGCATATAGATAAGTACGAACTAAATATCCCCAGGCTGCTGTTTTATGAGCACGACCATAATTATCTGGTGTTAACTCATTAAAGTATGGAAGCAAATCGGCAGCTTTGATTAAATCTGCAGCGATGTAAGCATAATTTTCGGCTACGTTTTTTGCACGGGGAACATAAACGTTGGTAGGATTTTCTCTGTCCTGAATTGGAATTCCTGCACGGTCATCTCCATAATGATAAGCTAATTCTAAATGCATTACAGCATGATTAAAATAAGCTTCGCCTAACATTCCGTTTCTTGTTTTTTCATCCAAAGGAATATTTGGAATGTTACGAATTACATCATTACAACGTTTCATGATTTCGTAATGCAATCTCCAGATATCTTTGGTATCTGATTCTGCCCCATCAACAATAAAGTTTTTAATACGTTCTGCATTTTGTCTTGGTTTTGTTCCAATGTCATCGCTGGCATTGTTAAGCCAGAAAAAACCACGGCCGTACATATTATCATCTGAGTATAAAGCATACACTGCATTTACACCTGCCTTTGCATCTGCGGGAGTTTTCCAGAAATTCCCGCTTGAAGGAGCTCCTTGTGGAATCACATCAAGTTCGCTTTCACAAGCTGAAGTGCTTACCAGCAGTACAAAACTTAATACTAAAAGAGTTATTTTTTTCATTTTGTTGGTTTTATATTTTTAAAATGTTGCGTTTAAACCCGTCATATAAATGCGGGAAAGTGGATATTTTCCTAAGTCCATTCCGAAATTGGTAAGCCCAACCTCTGGATCCATTCCTGAATATTTGGTAATTGTAAATAGATTTTGACCTGAAATAAAGAATCTTAGTTTTGCTTTTCCGTTTAACCAGTTTTCTTTAATCGTATAACCAATAGAAAGGTTTTTTAATCGTATGAAAGAGGCATCTTCGATATAAAAGCTAGAGATTCTTCCAAAGTTATTATTGTTGTCTGTTGCTGAAAGTACCGGGATATCAGTGTTAGTATTTGTAGGTGACCATGCATTTTTTGATTCAGCTAATAAATTATAACCTGGGAAAGAACCATTTAAACCTGTATGTTTCACAGCATTAAAAACGCTGTTTCCGGCTGCGCCACTAAAAAAGATGTTTAAGTCGAATCCTTTGTACTTAAAATTAGAATTTAAACTGTATGTTGTTTTTGGAAAAGGACTTCCCAATACTTCTCTATCATTATTATTAATCACACCATCGCCATTAAGATCTTTAAATTTGATATCTCCGGCAACGGCATTTGGCTGATAAACCTCTCCTTTGGCATTTACATAGGCTTTTGCTTCTGCGTTACTTTGAAACAATCCATCTGTTGCATATCCGTAAAAAGCGCCAACCGGGCTTCCTACCTGATAAATATTAGCCAATGGTAAACTTCTAACACGGCTTAAATTTAGAGGCTCAAGAGAAGTCAAATCATCTTTAATAGATACAATTTTATTGCTTAAGAATCCGGCGTTTGCTGTTACATCAAATTTAAATTCACCTCGTGTTTTTTGGTATGTCAAACTAACCTCGATACCTTTATTTTCAACATCTCCGGAGTTTACAATTCTTCCTTGTGGAGTTCCGGAAACACCAGGTAATTGATCACGAACAAGCATGTCTTTATTTGTTTTCACGTAAGCATCAACAGATCCTAAGAATGAATTATTAAACATAGTGAAATCTAAACCAATGTTTGTCTGTTCAGAGCTTTCCCATTTTAAATTTGGGTTTGAAAGCTCTCTTTCAGAATAACCATAGTTAATTACAGGAGTTGCGCCTATTAAAGCTGTAGTCTGAGTTAAAGGCACACTAAACTGGTATGGTCCGAGGTTTCCTAAATTTCCTATTTCTCCCCAGCTTGCACGTAATTTCAAACTGCTTACAATTGGATTAATACCTTTCATAAATCCTTCTTCAGAGATTAACCATCCTGCAGAAACAGATGGATAAACTTTCCAACGGTTTTCTGATAAAAGCTTTGATGTTCCATCGCGACGTACAATTCCCGAGAATAAATATTTTTGATTGAAGTCGTAATTGATTCTTCCAACATAAGATGAAATAATTTCGTCAGACAAACCTGCTCCAGTTTGCTGTATTAATTTAGCATTCAATAAATAACGCTGTGACGGATCTTCATTATCAAATCCTGTTCCTTCCACAGTATAAAAATCTCTTTTAGTTTCCTGATACGTATATCCTGCTAAAGCTTTAAAGTTGTGCTTTCCAAACGATTTCTCATAAGAAATTGTTTGTTCGCTTAATAAATCACTTATTGTCAAAGATTTTTTAGTCAGACGGTTAAAATCGAATATTTTCCCGGGCTCTGTAATTTTTACTGTGAAATCTGTTGCATTATCCTGTATTCTTGTATATCCCCAGTTTGATTTTACTTTCAAGCCTTCGATGATTTCCCATTCTGCGTAGGGATTAATCAAAATTGTGGAAACAGGATTTCTGTTGTCGAGTCTTTTTAAATAAGCTACCGGATTGATAACGTCTCCGTAAGAACCAATATACTTTTCAGGAACACCACCAAATTGTCCAGAACCGTCTTCTCTGTAAATTGTAGCATTGGGCGGATAAAAGATAGCTCCTAAAATTGCTCCTGTGTATGCACTTGATGTATTAGCACTCTGACCATTTGTTAATGAATAAGATAAATTTTCACCCAATGTAAAGTTTGGTGCCAATTTAAAAGAAGAGTTTGCTCTGACAGTATAACGTTCTGAATAGGTATTTAGTAAAATACCTTCGTTTTTTCTATAACTACCAGAAAGAAAGAAATTTGATTTTTCTGTTTTTCCATTTACAGAAAGAGATAAATCCTGAATTTCTCCTGTATGAAAAATTTCATCCATCCAGTTTGTTTTTGTTGTTCTTGCTGTTGGTTCAAATGCGGGATCAAAAGCTGGAATTCTTGGTAGTTTGGCATTATCTCTGGCAATATTCATCGCATCTGCATATTCCGCTGCATTCAAAACATCTAATTTTTTTGCAACATTTTGAAAACCTCCCTGATAATTTACATTCACATTTATACGGTCTGAAATTCCTTTTTTAGAGGTAATTAAAATTACTCCTCCAGAAGCTCTTGCTCCATAAATTGCCGCTGAAGCCGCATCTTTTAAGACACTGATCGAACCAATATCATTAGGGTTTATGGTGTTTAGAGAACCGCTGTAGATAATTCCGTCTAAAACAATTAAAGGTGTTTCAGCATTCAAAGAACCAATACCGCGAATATTAATAGTTGGTGATGCAGTTGGATCACCTCCGTCGCTAATTACCGTAACACCGGCAACGGTTCCCTGCAATAATTCGGCAGCATTGTTGTAGGTTCTGCTTGAAGTTTCTTTCATAGAAACCGATCCCACAGCACCTAAAACCTCATTTTTTTTCACACTTCCGTACCCCATGACAATCACTTCCTGAAGTTGTTTTACATCAGCAGCCAGTTTTACAGTTATGCTTTGAGAACGGGTCACTTTAACTTCTTGTGTGATATAGCCAACATAGGAAAAAATAAGTGTTGCTTCTGAAGCGTTGATTTCCATTTTAAATGTTCCGTCAAAATCTGTAGTAGCTGCAACATCAGAACCTTTATCTTTGATTCCAACACCCGGCAATGGCATATTGTCGTCTCCACCAAAAACAGTTCCTGAAACAATAATTTTATTTTGATCTGAAACAGTAACTTTCTGACTTTTTTTGATTACAATATTGTTGTTTACAATTTCGTATCGAAGCACAGAACCACAGATTTTATCCAGCGCTTGTTCAAGTGTTACATTGTTTAGTTTTAGACTTAATTTCTGATTCGTATTTACCTGACTGCTTTCGTACATGAAATGCACATCAGCCTGATTTTCAATTTTATGAAAAATATTTTTTATACTTTCATTTTCAACTTTTAGAGTTACTCTTTTGCTAATGTCAACATTCCCGGCATTTACTGTTAGTGACGCAAAAAATAAAGCAATAAACAGGAATAGCTTAATTCCGATTGTCTTTATGATTTGGCACTTCACGTTAAGCCGTACTTGTTTTTGATTCATAATTTTTAGTTTTAATTGTTTTGTTTATCGGGTTTCTACGTAGTTTTTTTAAATGCATTTACTCTATTTTATAGACTCCTGCGTCCATTTTATAAGTAGCATTGATGATATTGCACATCAGTCCAATGGTTTGATCAGCAGTTAGTTCCTTAAAATAGGCGCTTATCTTAAGGTCGTTTAAATTTTTATTTTTGATTTCGATGGCCACATTGTAATTCCGGTTTATAGTGGCTACAACTTCTGGCAG
The sequence above is drawn from the Flavobacterium sp. N2038 genome and encodes:
- a CDS encoding RagB/SusD family nutrient uptake outer membrane protein — translated: MKKITLLVLSFVLLVSTSACESELDVIPQGAPSSGNFWKTPADAKAGVNAVYALYSDDNMYGRGFFWLNNASDDIGTKPRQNAERIKNFIVDGAESDTKDIWRLHYEIMKRCNDVIRNIPNIPLDEKTRNGMLGEAYFNHAVMHLELAYHYGDDRAGIPIQDRENPTNVYVPRAKNVAENYAYIAADLIKAADLLPYFNELTPDNYGRAHKTAAWGYLVRTYLYAKDWDNVIKYANLIVNSGKHKLLDNFEDVFKIKNNWSTEYIWSVTSSADNTSLGSIFPGVCLEDKGWGAYNGWGNFYPTKELFDTYDATDKRRSATILQKGDKFVYFGEEVTFNEGKYTVGSSNRTGYQFKKYMEPFSYPKTGSGAVDIRYVNANGDKPSTTLNVPLLRYADVILMLAEAKLMKGQNADNEINMIRHRAGLANISGATITDLKRERRCELAGEWTDRHFDLVRWGDAKETYAKPLHHYNGTVIYPARNFNPAIHHVWPIPPDEIAVSKGSLTQNQGW
- a CDS encoding TonB-dependent receptor; protein product: MNQKQVRLNVKCQIIKTIGIKLFLFIALFFASLTVNAGNVDISKRVTLKVENESIKNIFHKIENQADVHFMYESSQVNTNQKLSLKLNNVTLEQALDKICGSVLRYEIVNNNIVIKKSQKVTVSDQNKIIVSGTVFGGDDNMPLPGVGIKDKGSDVAATTDFDGTFKMEINASEATLIFSYVGYITQEVKVTRSQSITVKLAADVKQLQEVIVMGYGSVKKNEVLGAVGSVSMKETSSRTYNNAAELLQGTVAGVTVISDGGDPTASPTINIRGIGSLNAETPLIVLDGIIYSGSLNTINPNDIGSISVLKDAASAAIYGARASGGVILITSKKGISDRINVNVNYQGGFQNVAKKLDVLNAAEYADAMNIARDNAKLPRIPAFDPAFEPTARTTKTNWMDEIFHTGEIQDLSLSVNGKTEKSNFFLSGSYRKNEGILLNTYSERYTVRANSSFKLAPNFTLGENLSYSLTNGQSANTSSAYTGAILGAIFYPPNATIYREDGSGQFGGVPEKYIGSYGDVINPVAYLKRLDNRNPVSTILINPYAEWEIIEGLKVKSNWGYTRIQDNATDFTVKITEPGKIFDFNRLTKKSLTISDLLSEQTISYEKSFGKHNFKALAGYTYQETKRDFYTVEGTGFDNEDPSQRYLLNAKLIQQTGAGLSDEIISSYVGRINYDFNQKYLFSGIVRRDGTSKLLSENRWKVYPSVSAGWLISEEGFMKGINPIVSSLKLRASWGEIGNLGNLGPYQFSVPLTQTTALIGATPVINYGYSERELSNPNLKWESSEQTNIGLDFTMFNNSFLGSVDAYVKTNKDMLVRDQLPGVSGTPQGRIVNSGDVENKGIEVSLTYQKTRGEFKFDVTANAGFLSNKIVSIKDDLTSLEPLNLSRVRSLPLANIYQVGSPVGAFYGYATDGLFQSNAEAKAYVNAKGEVYQPNAVAGDIKFKDLNGDGVINNNDREVLGSPFPKTTYSLNSNFKYKGFDLNIFFSGAAGNSVFNAVKHTGLNGSFPGYNLLAESKNAWSPTNTNTDIPVLSATDNNNNFGRISSFYIEDASFIRLKNLSIGYTIKENWLNGKAKLRFFISGQNLFTITKYSGMDPEVGLTNFGMDLGKYPLSRIYMTGLNATF